The Thiomonas sp. FB-Cd genome includes a window with the following:
- a CDS encoding YncE family protein has translation MRRQFLKAAASAALVPAFARAIPAWAATRPSDVVVVLNSGDETITLIDQATRQPLQTFPVGKQPHHLMATPDNKLLIVANAVGNDLVFLNPVSGQPEGTRPGIEDPYQIGFSPDKKWFLTNCLRLNRVDIYSYAGGRALQLVKRMPLEALPSHMAFTADSQIVFVSLQQTNEVAAIHLPTQALLWTMKVGETPAGVWLTPKDETLLVALTGSNAVVAVDWRRRSIIRRIVTGDAAHNFRSLADGRHVLVSNRVSDTISILDMQALAKVADISGLRPGPDDMELSADRRWLWTTFRFDRGVGVIDMQTRKLVDVIGVGKSPHGIYFYDRAPFYDNLPPELQVHAPRAA, from the coding sequence ATGCGTCGCCAGTTTCTCAAAGCCGCGGCCTCTGCCGCTCTTGTGCCTGCTTTTGCGCGGGCCATACCCGCATGGGCTGCAACTCGGCCGTCTGACGTGGTCGTCGTGCTGAACTCGGGCGACGAGACGATCACCCTGATTGACCAGGCCACCCGGCAGCCGCTGCAGACGTTTCCGGTTGGCAAGCAACCGCATCACTTGATGGCTACGCCAGACAATAAGTTGCTGATCGTGGCCAACGCGGTCGGGAACGACCTGGTGTTTCTCAACCCGGTGAGCGGACAGCCCGAAGGGACGCGCCCGGGAATCGAAGACCCCTACCAGATCGGCTTTTCGCCTGACAAGAAGTGGTTTTTGACCAACTGCTTGCGCCTGAACCGGGTGGACATCTACAGCTATGCAGGTGGGCGTGCCTTGCAGCTCGTCAAGCGCATGCCCCTGGAAGCGCTGCCCAGCCATATGGCGTTCACTGCCGACAGCCAGATCGTCTTCGTCAGTTTGCAGCAGACGAATGAAGTGGCGGCCATCCACTTGCCCACCCAGGCCCTGCTTTGGACCATGAAGGTCGGCGAAACCCCGGCTGGCGTCTGGCTCACCCCGAAGGACGAGACACTGCTGGTGGCACTCACCGGATCGAACGCAGTGGTGGCGGTGGACTGGCGCCGGCGCAGCATCATCAGGCGCATCGTGACGGGCGATGCCGCGCACAACTTTCGCTCGCTGGCTGACGGACGCCATGTGCTCGTAAGCAACCGCGTGTCAGACACCATCAGCATTTTGGACATGCAGGCTCTGGCCAAGGTCGCCGACATTTCAGGTCTGCGCCCGGGGCCCGACGACATGGAGCTCTCCGCCGACCGCCGGTGGCTGTGGACAACCTTTCGCTTCGACCGCGGTGTGGGCGTGATCGACATGCAAACGCGCAAGCTCGTCGACGTGATTGGGGTGGGAAAGTCGCCACACGGAATCTACTTCTACGACCGCGCACCCTTCTACGACAACTTGCCGCCCGAGCTGCAGGTGCACGCGCCACGCGCCGCCTAA
- a CDS encoding sterol desaturase family protein: MINAATATVANLVGDAQTWLFIQLVQPLLYHFHFMDMDDLAYDGTLWVVAGAVQIAVVYAILRPLEALRPLEHWADRKAVRVDVIYTLINRLGLVSLVFFLVLQPQFDSLQEWLRLHGVVNVNLDEMMHGMRIHPLMGFAIYVVVLDFAGYWYHRLQHQIQWWWELHAVHHSQRQLTLWADDRNHLLDDALQQAFFAALALAIGVPPSQFVALALVGGALQSLQHANIRLHFGWLGERLLVSPRFHRVHHAVGYGHELGHGNRARLYGCNFGVLFPWWDMIFGSADFALLPQPTGVRAQYPPPLGQGLDYGAGFWAQQWLGLQRMLARLVARPGSKPKLQDMAGA, encoded by the coding sequence CTGATCAACGCCGCAACCGCAACCGTGGCGAATCTCGTTGGTGATGCCCAGACCTGGCTCTTTATTCAGTTGGTGCAGCCCTTGCTCTACCACTTCCATTTCATGGACATGGATGACCTGGCATATGACGGCACGCTGTGGGTCGTGGCTGGTGCCGTGCAGATTGCCGTGGTGTATGCAATCCTGCGCCCGCTCGAAGCCCTGCGGCCTCTGGAGCATTGGGCAGACCGCAAGGCGGTGCGTGTCGATGTGATCTACACGCTCATCAACCGGCTCGGCCTGGTCAGCCTTGTGTTTTTTCTGGTTCTGCAGCCGCAGTTCGACAGCCTGCAGGAATGGCTGCGGCTGCATGGCGTCGTCAACGTCAACCTGGACGAGATGATGCACGGCATGCGCATCCATCCGCTCATGGGCTTCGCCATTTACGTCGTGGTCTTGGACTTTGCCGGCTATTGGTATCACCGGTTGCAGCACCAGATCCAATGGTGGTGGGAGCTGCACGCGGTGCACCATAGCCAGCGCCAGCTCACCCTATGGGCCGATGACCGCAACCATTTGCTCGACGACGCCCTGCAGCAAGCCTTCTTCGCCGCACTGGCGCTGGCCATCGGCGTGCCGCCGAGTCAGTTCGTGGCACTCGCCCTCGTAGGCGGCGCCTTGCAGAGTCTTCAGCACGCGAATATCCGCCTGCACTTCGGCTGGCTGGGTGAGCGCCTGCTCGTGAGTCCCCGCTTTCATCGCGTACACCATGCCGTTGGCTATGGGCACGAACTGGGCCACGGCAACCGCGCGCGCCTGTACGGCTGCAATTTCGGGGTGCTGTTTCCATGGTGGGACATGATCTTCGGATCGGCCGATTTTGCACTCTTGCCCCAGCCCACCGGGGTGCGTGCGCAGTACCCACCCCCACTAGGGCAAGGGCTGGATTACGGAGCAGGCTTCTGGGCCCAGCAATGGCTGGGCCTGCAGCGCATGCTGGCTCGGCTCGTCGCCCGGCCCGGCTCCAAGCCGAAGTTGCAGGACATGGCCGGGGCGTGA
- the folE gene encoding GTP cyclohydrolase I FolE: MSSELTPMHSDLTPVTREQAEDAIRTLLRWAGDDPAREGLGDTPRRVAKAYREWFAGYAQDPTAFLARTFKEVAGYDEIIVLRNIEFESHCEHHLAPIIGRAHVGYLPRSRVVGISKLARVVDAYARRLQVQEKMTAQIAQCIHDTLQPLGVGVVIEAVHECMTTRGVHKRGVSMVTSTLLGAFREDHRTRDEFMRLIRG, from the coding sequence ATGTCAAGCGAGCTGACTCCGATGCACTCTGACCTCACACCAGTCACGCGCGAGCAGGCCGAGGACGCCATTCGCACCTTATTGCGTTGGGCCGGTGACGACCCAGCCCGTGAAGGCCTTGGCGACACGCCGCGGCGCGTGGCCAAGGCCTACCGGGAGTGGTTTGCCGGCTACGCACAGGATCCCACGGCTTTTCTGGCCCGCACCTTCAAGGAGGTGGCTGGCTACGATGAAATCATTGTGCTTCGCAATATCGAGTTTGAGAGTCACTGCGAGCACCATCTCGCACCGATCATCGGCCGCGCCCACGTGGGCTACCTTCCACGCAGCCGGGTGGTCGGCATCAGCAAGCTGGCCCGGGTCGTCGACGCCTATGCCAGGCGCCTGCAGGTGCAGGAGAAGATGACCGCGCAGATTGCACAGTGCATTCATGACACCTTGCAGCCGCTGGGCGTGGGCGTGGTGATCGAAGCAGTGCACGAATGCATGACCACGCGCGGGGTTCACAAGCGCGGCGTGAGCATGGTCACGAGCACCTTGCTGGGAGCTTTTCGGGAAGACCATCGCACACGCGACGAGTTCATGCGACTCATCCGCGGCTGA
- a CDS encoding RNA-guided endonuclease TnpB family protein, producing the protein MQRLQAFKFELRPNGPQQRQMRRFAGACRVVFNEALALQKARHERGEKKLGYAGLCKELTAWRNGAPLPSGRVAPWLAEAPIHPLQQALKDLERAYTNFFARRADFPCFKKKGQSDSFRYPDPKQIKLDPGNSRIALPKLGWLRYRSSRDVLGAVRNVTVSASCGKWFVSIQTEREVEQPIPSAIRAIGIDVGIARFATFSDGTFLPPLNSFRKHAVRLARYQRAMSRKVKFSKNWHKAKRRVQTLHTRIANARRDALHKATTSISQNHAMVCIEDLQVRNMSRSSRGSAEAPGTNVRAKSGLNRSILDQGWAEFRRQLDYKLQWSGGWLVAVPPHNTSRTCPCCGHIAADSRRTQAQFRCVACGYAHHADVVGAMNILARGHRVAACGEVVHSGPSAKQEPTEATAYEVTHA; encoded by the coding sequence ATGCAGCGACTCCAGGCGTTCAAGTTCGAGCTTCGTCCGAACGGCCCGCAGCAGCGCCAGATGCGCCGCTTCGCGGGCGCGTGCCGGGTCGTGTTCAATGAGGCGCTGGCGTTGCAAAAGGCCCGCCACGAGCGGGGTGAGAAAAAGCTCGGCTACGCCGGGCTGTGCAAGGAACTCACGGCATGGCGCAACGGGGCACCGCTGCCTTCGGGGCGCGTTGCGCCATGGCTGGCCGAGGCACCGATCCACCCGTTGCAACAGGCGCTCAAGGATCTGGAACGCGCCTACACCAACTTCTTCGCCAGGCGCGCGGACTTTCCGTGCTTCAAGAAGAAGGGCCAGAGCGACAGCTTCCGCTACCCGGATCCGAAACAGATCAAGCTCGATCCGGGGAACAGCCGCATCGCTCTGCCCAAGCTGGGGTGGCTGCGCTATCGCAGCAGCCGGGATGTGCTCGGTGCGGTGCGCAATGTCACCGTGAGCGCATCCTGTGGCAAATGGTTCGTGTCGATCCAGACCGAGCGTGAAGTCGAGCAGCCGATCCCGAGCGCCATCCGCGCCATCGGGATCGACGTGGGCATTGCCCGCTTTGCCACGTTCAGCGACGGCACATTCCTGCCACCGCTGAACAGCTTCAGGAAGCACGCGGTGCGTCTTGCGCGGTACCAGCGGGCGATGAGCCGCAAGGTGAAGTTCAGCAAGAACTGGCACAAGGCCAAACGGAGGGTTCAAACCCTTCACACCCGTATCGCCAATGCCCGGCGCGACGCCCTGCACAAGGCCACGACATCCATCAGCCAAAACCACGCGATGGTGTGTATCGAGGACTTGCAGGTACGGAACATGTCCAGGTCGAGCAGGGGTAGTGCCGAGGCACCGGGGACGAATGTCCGGGCCAAGAGCGGCCTGAACCGGTCGATCCTGGACCAGGGCTGGGCCGAGTTCCGCAGGCAACTGGACTACAAGCTCCAGTGGAGCGGCGGATGGCTCGTGGCGGTGCCGCCGCACAACACGAGCCGAACCTGCCCGTGCTGCGGCCACATCGCGGCGGACAGTCGCCGCACGCAGGCCCAGTTCAGATGCGTGGCGTGTGGCTACGCGCATCACGCCGATGTGGTCGGCGCGATGAATATTCTGGCGCGGGGACACCGCGTTGCAGCCTGTGGAGAGGTGGTGCATTCAGGCCCCTCGGCGAAGCAGGAACCCACCGAAGCGACTGCGTATGAGGTCACTCATGCGTAG
- the metW gene encoding methionine biosynthesis protein MetW, with translation MNERFDIIASRVPQGSRVLDLGCGDGALLAHLRDTRNCSVQGVEIDPDKLVACARRGVDVLQLDLEQGLAMFADTSFDVVLLIDSLPNLRHTEAALREAARVGRIGIATFANFAYWRIRLRVASGRLPVTEELPYQWYDTPNLRVATHSDFAVLAAKCGLHVHDALGIHAGREIRTWPNLLASEALFVLSGA, from the coding sequence ATGAATGAACGATTCGACATCATCGCTTCGCGGGTACCGCAGGGCAGTCGTGTGCTCGACCTGGGCTGCGGCGACGGGGCGCTGCTGGCACACCTGCGCGACACGCGCAACTGCTCGGTGCAGGGTGTGGAAATCGACCCCGACAAGCTGGTGGCTTGTGCACGCCGGGGCGTCGACGTCTTGCAACTCGACCTGGAGCAAGGTTTGGCGATGTTCGCCGACACAAGCTTTGACGTGGTCCTGCTCATCGACTCGTTGCCCAATCTTCGCCACACCGAGGCCGCCCTGCGCGAGGCGGCCCGCGTCGGCCGCATCGGGATTGCCACCTTCGCCAACTTTGCCTACTGGCGCATTCGCCTGCGAGTCGCTTCGGGTCGCCTTCCCGTGACTGAAGAATTGCCGTACCAGTGGTATGACACCCCCAATCTGCGTGTGGCAACCCACTCAGACTTTGCCGTGCTGGCTGCCAAGTGTGGGTTGCATGTGCACGATGCCCTCGGTATCCATGCTGGGCGCGAAATACGCACGTGGCCAAATCTGCTCGCGTCGGAGGCGCTGTTCGTGCTCTCTGGCGCATGA
- a CDS encoding homoserine O-acetyltransferase, with product MASRSPLPEPEPVRMAFEAPLALKSGVSMPSYELVVETYGQLSAARNNAVLVCHALNASHHVAGTYAADDKTRGWWDNMVGPGKPVDTERFFVIGINNLGSCFGSTGPASIDPATGKPWGSRFPVVTVEDWVDAQARVLDRLGITRLAAVMGGSLGGMQALSWAIRHPQRVAHCVAIATAPNLSAQNIAFNEVARRAIITDPEFHGGDYYAYGVVPRQGLSVARMVGHITYLSDDAMARKFGRSLRNGALAYGYDVDFQIESYLRYQGEKFSGYFDANTYLLLTRALDYFDPAAECGGDLVAALSPATARFLLASFTTDWRFSPERSREIVRALLANRREVSYAEIASPHGHDAFLMDEPHYHDMVRAYFDRIAHDLHLEGAR from the coding sequence ATGGCATCACGTTCTCCTCTCCCTGAGCCCGAACCGGTTCGCATGGCCTTCGAGGCGCCACTCGCGCTCAAGAGCGGGGTGTCCATGCCGAGCTACGAATTGGTTGTGGAAACCTACGGGCAGTTGAGCGCTGCGCGCAACAACGCCGTGCTGGTTTGCCACGCGCTCAATGCCAGCCACCATGTGGCAGGAACCTACGCAGCCGATGACAAAACTCGCGGATGGTGGGACAACATGGTGGGTCCGGGCAAGCCGGTCGACACCGAGCGCTTTTTCGTCATTGGCATCAATAACCTGGGGTCCTGCTTTGGCTCCACCGGGCCCGCAAGCATCGACCCGGCAACCGGCAAGCCCTGGGGCAGCCGCTTTCCCGTCGTGACCGTGGAAGACTGGGTGGACGCGCAGGCTCGCGTGCTTGATCGTCTGGGCATCACGCGCCTGGCGGCCGTGATGGGCGGAAGCCTGGGGGGCATGCAAGCGCTGTCCTGGGCCATCCGCCACCCTCAGCGCGTTGCGCACTGCGTCGCCATTGCAACGGCCCCCAATCTATCGGCCCAGAATATCGCCTTCAATGAAGTGGCGCGCCGCGCCATCATCACGGATCCCGAATTTCACGGCGGCGACTACTACGCATACGGCGTCGTGCCTCGGCAAGGGTTGTCGGTTGCGCGCATGGTGGGTCACATCACCTACCTCAGCGACGACGCCATGGCACGCAAGTTCGGACGCAGCCTGCGCAATGGTGCCCTGGCCTATGGCTACGACGTGGACTTTCAGATCGAGAGCTACTTGCGCTACCAGGGTGAGAAGTTCAGCGGGTACTTCGACGCCAACACCTACCTCTTGCTTACCCGTGCACTCGACTATTTCGACCCAGCTGCCGAGTGCGGGGGCGATTTGGTTGCCGCTCTTTCGCCGGCCACGGCGCGCTTCCTGCTTGCGAGTTTCACGACGGACTGGCGGTTTTCACCGGAGCGTTCCCGGGAGATCGTGCGCGCGCTCCTGGCCAACCGCCGTGAGGTGAGCTATGCGGAGATCGCCTCGCCGCACGGCCACGATGCCTTTCTGATGGATGAGCCCCATTACCACGACATGGTGCGCGCGTATTTCGATCGCATCGCGCACGACCTGCATCTGGAGGGCGCGCGATGA
- a CDS encoding penicillin-binding transpeptidase domain-containing protein, which produces MEHRATAAGPIRAGVAAAANRGGAGLGGGFDFNHEKFDHVDQAYRQPGSSFKPFIYSAAVAEGLAPSTIIDDSPISINPGPGQPLWQPHNYENGFAGPIPAAAALAHSDNVCAVRVVLAVGVPYARYHASQFGLPLNQIPPYPTMVLGAGSFTPLQMARAYGVFASGGYLVQPMLISKITDARGNLVYQAPKPVLGEADAPRIISPGNAYLLTRMMQDVIQYGTGAAARALGRTDLAGKTGTTSDFHDAWFDGYNHNRVTITWVGYNQPRSLGKGEQGASVALPIWMQYMRTALSGDPDIPWAAPPEVVQIPVNPATGFASVGDFAVPNAKEAYFLQQYPPLDPAAVPGLAAGSSSAAAAGTVETAGGQLTSGSGQPVTAGAAPGPVANPRPAPAQNNGPFIVLPGAGR; this is translated from the coding sequence ATGGAGCATCGTGCAACTGCCGCTGGCCCAATCCGCGCTGGTGTCGCTGCAGCCGCAAACCGGGGCGGTGCAGGCCTGGGTGGGGGCTTCGACTTCAACCATGAGAAGTTCGATCACGTGGATCAGGCCTACCGTCAGCCCGGCTCCAGCTTCAAGCCCTTTATCTACTCGGCCGCCGTGGCTGAAGGGCTGGCACCGTCAACCATCATTGATGACTCGCCCATCTCCATCAACCCCGGACCGGGTCAGCCGCTATGGCAGCCGCATAACTACGAAAACGGCTTCGCCGGCCCCATACCTGCGGCGGCTGCGCTGGCCCATTCGGACAACGTCTGCGCCGTGCGCGTGGTGTTGGCCGTGGGTGTGCCCTACGCGCGGTATCACGCCTCGCAGTTCGGGCTGCCCCTGAACCAGATCCCTCCGTATCCCACCATGGTGCTGGGGGCGGGCTCCTTTACCCCGCTGCAGATGGCGCGCGCCTATGGCGTGTTCGCAAGCGGCGGGTATCTGGTGCAGCCCATGCTCATCAGCAAAATCACCGATGCGCGCGGCAATCTGGTGTACCAGGCGCCCAAGCCGGTCCTGGGCGAGGCCGACGCGCCACGGATCATCAGCCCTGGCAACGCGTACCTGTTGACACGCATGATGCAAGATGTGATCCAGTACGGCACGGGCGCTGCCGCACGCGCCCTGGGGCGCACAGACCTGGCCGGCAAGACCGGCACCACCTCCGACTTTCACGATGCGTGGTTCGACGGCTACAACCACAACCGCGTCACCATCACCTGGGTTGGCTACAACCAGCCGCGCAGCCTGGGCAAGGGCGAGCAGGGTGCCAGTGTGGCGCTGCCGATCTGGATGCAGTACATGCGCACAGCGCTCAGCGGCGACCCTGATATTCCTTGGGCAGCACCGCCCGAAGTGGTCCAAATCCCCGTCAACCCCGCCACCGGCTTTGCCTCCGTCGGCGACTTCGCCGTGCCCAATGCCAAGGAAGCGTATTTCCTGCAACAGTACCCGCCCCTGGACCCTGCGGCTGTGCCCGGGCTGGCTGCCGGGTCTTCATCGGCGGCGGCCGCAGGAACCGTGGAGACCGCGGGCGGCCAACTCACCAGTGGCAGCGGCCAGCCCGTGACGGCAGGCGCGGCACCCGGCCCGGTGGCCAATCCACGCCCGGCGCCCGCGCAAAACAATGGCCCCTTCATCGTCTTGCCGGGCGCCGGCCGGTAG
- a CDS encoding TlpA disulfide reductase family protein: protein MLRFPTRAPSTPAFLGMATLIAASFLPLPALASGFTFTPYPAPRPVPLAKVTFENAQGKLMNLADFKGKVVLLNIWATWCPPCVEEMPTLNKLQTLLGGKEFAVVPLSIDKGGIFTVKSFYQDNFIDHLPIYVDATTHALDTLDILGTPTTILIDKQGREVARTLGPQDWDKPDVIAQIKRYMAMPGPAPSKPGAQARAGTLVHTVAEVTTPTAPAAALR from the coding sequence ATGCTGCGTTTCCCCACCCGCGCGCCGTCCACGCCAGCCTTTCTGGGGATGGCCACGTTGATTGCTGCCTCGTTCCTGCCGCTGCCCGCGCTGGCCAGCGGCTTCACCTTCACGCCCTATCCCGCACCACGTCCAGTGCCTTTGGCCAAAGTCACGTTCGAGAACGCCCAGGGCAAGCTGATGAACCTGGCGGACTTCAAGGGCAAGGTGGTGCTCCTCAATATCTGGGCCACATGGTGCCCGCCCTGTGTGGAGGAGATGCCCACGCTCAACAAGCTGCAAACCCTGCTCGGAGGCAAGGAGTTCGCCGTGGTGCCGCTGTCCATCGACAAGGGGGGCATTTTCACGGTGAAGAGCTTCTACCAGGACAACTTCATCGACCATCTGCCCATTTACGTCGACGCCACAACGCACGCCCTGGACACGCTCGACATTCTGGGCACGCCCACCACCATCCTGATCGACAAGCAAGGCCGCGAGGTGGCGCGAACGCTGGGGCCGCAGGATTGGGACAAACCTGATGTGATCGCACAAATCAAGCGCTACATGGCGATGCCCGGGCCTGCGCCTTCCAAGCCCGGCGCCCAAGCGCGGGCGGGCACGCTCGTGCACACCGTGGCAGAAGTCACCACGCCGACTGCCCCGGCGGCGGCGCTGCGCTGA
- a CDS encoding MFS transporter: MSTAISRPDGLLAGEAWPAAVKLIMGARFARSVGQGALVVGFALYLHALSWSAAAIGAVLSAGLLLGVILTLLIGPASDRLGRKQFLLGYEGVLIASALLALASSATWVITLGAVLGGFGRGANGAAGPFGPLEQAWLAQNLPASQRPRVFNLNSTLGFAGMAVGALLGGLPALWGAWLPGALAYRPLFALPLLGSVIGLILIWKAPDTRRPKPVAPTPDVDVSPAGVSVNSRAHSATHHAENRLLVRLGFANVLNGFGIGLVAPLMAYWFLRRFGHGPASIGPALAVSFILAALGAQIAQRIVPRLGVVRTVVAMRGVGLVLMLMTPFMPVFALAAALWAVRAAFNQGTLGVRQALTMGLTRQHRQGLAATVNNVSIQVPRAIGPAITGLMLHQGWLTAPFILAALFQLAYLVVYQRFFGSLERAAA, encoded by the coding sequence ATGTCCACAGCAATCTCGCGACCCGATGGCTTGCTCGCTGGTGAAGCCTGGCCGGCTGCCGTCAAGCTCATCATGGGCGCGCGCTTTGCGCGCAGCGTGGGCCAGGGAGCGCTGGTCGTGGGGTTTGCGCTTTACCTGCATGCGCTGAGCTGGAGCGCGGCTGCAATCGGGGCGGTCCTGTCGGCTGGGTTGCTGCTAGGCGTCATCCTCACCCTTCTCATCGGCCCGGCCAGCGATCGCCTCGGCCGCAAGCAGTTCCTGCTGGGCTACGAAGGGGTGCTCATCGCCAGTGCACTGCTCGCCTTGGCCAGCAGTGCCACTTGGGTGATCACCCTGGGGGCCGTACTGGGCGGCTTTGGACGCGGTGCGAACGGCGCAGCCGGACCTTTTGGCCCCTTGGAACAGGCCTGGCTGGCGCAGAACCTGCCGGCGTCGCAGCGCCCGCGCGTGTTCAACCTCAATTCCACCCTGGGTTTTGCGGGAATGGCCGTCGGTGCCTTGCTGGGCGGCTTGCCTGCGCTATGGGGTGCATGGCTGCCCGGTGCGCTGGCCTACCGCCCCCTTTTTGCGCTGCCGCTTCTGGGCTCCGTGATCGGGCTGATCCTGATCTGGAAGGCCCCGGATACGCGACGCCCGAAACCGGTTGCTCCAACACCCGATGTGGACGTCTCCCCTGCGGGCGTGTCCGTCAACAGCCGCGCTCATTCCGCGACCCACCACGCCGAAAACCGCCTGCTCGTTCGCCTGGGCTTTGCAAACGTCCTCAATGGGTTCGGCATCGGACTGGTGGCCCCGCTGATGGCTTACTGGTTCTTGCGCCGCTTCGGCCACGGACCCGCCAGCATCGGGCCCGCCTTGGCGGTGAGTTTCATCCTGGCCGCCCTTGGGGCGCAGATCGCCCAGCGCATCGTGCCGCGCCTTGGCGTTGTGCGCACCGTGGTGGCCATGCGCGGAGTTGGTCTGGTGCTCATGCTGATGACGCCGTTCATGCCTGTCTTTGCGCTCGCCGCCGCGTTGTGGGCGGTGCGAGCGGCGTTCAACCAGGGAACGCTGGGTGTGCGGCAGGCGCTGACCATGGGCCTGACGCGGCAGCACCGTCAGGGACTGGCGGCCACGGTGAACAACGTGTCCATCCAGGTGCCGCGAGCCATCGGCCCCGCCATCACCGGACTGATGCTGCATCAGGGCTGGCTGACTGCACCCTTCATCCTGGCTGCGCTATTCCAGCTTGCCTACCTCGTGGTGTACCAGCGCTTCTTCGGGAGCCTGGAACGCGCCGCTGCCTGA